GCGCGGGCGAAGAAGGAGACCGACGCCCTCAACCGGATGCTCTCCGAGCGTCCCCGGGATTCCGAACGCGAATGACCGTCCTCCGGGACGGTTTTCATTTTCAATGGTATAATGGAGTCGACCCATCCCGGAGGTGTTCCCCATGACCCCATCGCCCCTGTTCGATCCCAGGCGCAGCGCCGTCCTCGACCGCGCGGTCGCAGACGTCCTCGACGATCCCGGCGCCGACAAGAGCGCGGCCGCCCGCCGCCACCGTACCGCGTTCGACGCCGCGACGCCGTTCGATGTCCTCGGCATGACCCGCTTCGCGTCGGTCGGATCCGGCGGCGCGGAGGCGATCCTCGGCGAGGCCGGCAAGCTGATCCACCTCTTCAGGAACGGCCTCTCGGTCTACCCGTGGAACCGCGAGGTCCATCCTGCGCTCGTCGCCCTCCGCCAGGAGAACGACGACGTCCTCGCGGCGATCCGCACGCTTTCGCAATTGTTCTCCGCACTCGACGATCCCGCGTCGCGACGGACGCTCGCGGAGTGGATCGGACGTTTCGAAGAACTCGAACGCAAGTTCCGGAAGGCGGAACTCCTCCTCCATCCGGCACTCGACGCCCATCTGCCCTCGCCGGTGCCGCTCAAGGTGATGTGGATGCTGCACGACGAGATCCGCGCGGCTCGGGCGGAACTTGCGAGCGCGCTTTCGGCTCCGGATCCGGACCCGGCCAACCTATCCCTGCTCGCCGGAAGGTTCCACTACGACGTCGTCGGCCTGACGGAAAAGGAGGAACTGATCCTCTACCCGGCGGCCGCGACGCTCCTTTCGCCTGCGGAATGGTACGGGATTGGGAAAGAAGCGGCCGGCTTCGGCTTTGCCTTCGGGGCGGACCCGGCCGTCGTCGAGACGACCGCGGGCGCGATCCCGGCGGGCGTCTTCTCGGTCCGCACCGGCACGCTCGGCTTCGATCAGCTCGCGCTCGTCCTCGACGCGCTCCCGCTCGAGATCACCTTCATCGACGAACACGACGTCACCCGCTACTATAACGGCGGGAAGACGAAGATCTTCATGCGCACGCCGCAGATCCTCGGCCGGCCGGTGTACAACTGCCACCCGGAGAAGAGCGTGCCCGTCGTGCGGGGGATGCTGCAATCGTTCAAGGAGGGGCGGCGCGACGCCGCCGAACTCTGGATCGAGCTGAAGGGGCGCTTCGTCCACATCGTCTATCGCGCGCTGCGCGACGCCAGCGGCGCCTACCGCGGCACGATCGAGATCGTCCAGGACCTGACCCACGAACGCTCTCTTACGGGCACGCGCGAGACCGTCGACCTCTGATTTCGACGATTGGGGGTTTTTCACGGATCGGAACGGTGATATAATGGTATCGCTGGCCCGATAGCTCAGCTGGACAGAGCAGCGGCTTCCTAAGCCGTCGGTCGCAGGTTCGAATCCTGTTCGGGTCGCCAGGATCGTCCAGCCGTTCTCCGGAACGGCTTTTTTCATTGGCGGGACGGGGAAAAACCGTTGTAATGGCACGGTTCGCGTGATATAATATTACTCGCCTGGCTCGATAGCTCAGCTGGATAGAGCATTGGATTCCGGATCCAACGGTCGCAGGTTCGAATCCTGTTCGAGTCGCCATTGAAATCCATAGCCGGTTCATCCCGGCTTTTCATATTCTATTCCGATAACAAATTAGTTAATCTACATCCATTTTATAACAAATTAGTTATTAGTCAACTGAGTTTCGATAAAAAATGATATTATGAAGGAGGGAAGGAGATGAAAGACTTGCTTTCGATCAGAAAAGAAAAAAATTTAACTCAAAGAGAACTTGGAGAGATCATCGGCGTTTCAAATGCACAGATTGGTCGAATTGAATCAGGCGTTTGTGAACTATCACTTACGCAATACGCAAAATTGATCACTGCACTTAGTCTTTCTGCAGAACAAGCTTCTCAATTGATGGAAGAAGCTCTTGCGACTGCAAAGCCTCCGAGGACTAGAAAATCAAAGGCCAGGGACTAACCCCGGCCTTATTTTTTACAATTTCGGTGAATACATGTCGTAATTTTTCTTCAGATACCCAGTGGACATATGCATATAAATCTCAGTTGTTTTCGGATCAGAATGTCCCAGGACATACTGAAGCGGAACTAGAGGACATCCGTTCTCAACAAGCATTGTCGCAAACGTATGCCGTAGCATATGCGGATGAATCGGTCCGATCTTCAGCTTCTTCGTCGCATATCTAAGAATCGCCATCACCATATCCGGACAGAATTCATGATTATATCGAAAATCCTTAAAGAGGAATTTCCGGTGAGGATCTACAGCGATATACAGCTGAAGCCGATCAAGAATCGCCCGGTCAAAGAATACTACTCGAGGACGGCCGTTCTTCGTGTGATCCAACATGACGGAGCATGAATAGAGGTCAATATTTGCAATTTTTATAGCACACAACTCGCCGGATCTTACACCCGTATAAAACAGTATCATGAAAACCAGATACCTAGTCAAATCATTAGGTGTCAGATTCATTTCATTAAAATATGCCATGAGTTTGACGAGGTCACATCGAGGAACAACTTCGAAGCCTTTTTGTTTGAATTTAACAACCGGGAAATCAGTGACTCCCTTTATCACAAGATTACTGTATTTCAAAACACGCTTGATGATGCCCAATCTCTTTTCGATCGTAGATCTTGACAGCGATTTTTCCCACGATCTATATACTTTTTTAATTGATGAGTCATTCAAGCTTCTAATCGAACTAATACAATGGATCCCAAATTCGCGCAAGATCAAAACACCATGCGCAGCAGTAAATCGATATGTTCCTAAGGACTTCGAAATCCGGATATAATCCAAATATCGAAAAAAACAATCTGCAAATCTCATCTCTCTCCTTTTGGAATCCGGATTTCCAATAAAAATTATACTCGAATTCCATAAATTTATGTATAATAATATATTAGGGGGTGGAGATATTATGATTTCTAAAAGAATCTCGTTAGCATTACTAATTATCGGAAGTGTGCTATTGTCGTTTTTATTAGTTGCAATCATCGGCGGCCTTGTAATTAAGGTGGATCCAAACAATGATTTCTTCGAAGTATTGATAGAAATTGGCAACACACCACCAGTAGAATGGATTTTTAATACAGGTTTTGGTTTTTTAATAATCGCTGCGTTTCTCGACTCAATTGATAGAATTGCAGATGGCATCACAAAAAAAGCTAATATAGATAAATGAACAAGAAAAAATATTCGTTTCGCAAAGACTATACTACAGAAGACCACTACACAATAATAGAATTAACCAATTCACTCGAAGAAGTAAATGCAAATCTAGAAATCATAAAACATGAAACAAGAAAAAACAATCAAGATTTGAACACTCGCATAGACAAAGCCTTCGAAAGGCTGTTGATCTTAAGTGATAAACTAGAACGCATTGAGAAAATAGTTGTTCATAATAAACACCTATAACACAATGAGGATGATACACTATGATACTCACTTGGTCTGGATGGGAAATATTTTTTAACGGTTTAAGTTCACTTTTAACGCTTCTCGCTATAATTGTTTCGTTGTATATAGCATTAAGAAAGCGCAAAGCGAACTATACATGCCAAATATCAAGTTCTGCGATAAATTCGATTAACCAAAAAGGGTTTTTCAACATCTCATTATATAATGTTGGCGAAATGCAATTAAGCATTGAAAAAATAGGAATTATAATCAATAATCATTTTTATACCAATCAATTCCAAGAAAATATAAAAAAATTGATTCACACGATTAAAATAAACGAACACATGAACACTCATTTTGATACGCAGTACGGTGAATTCGTACTTGATATTGGCGAAAAATCAGATACTCCGATTTTCATCAAAGATTATTTTATTGTAAATACAAAGAAAAATAAGAAGTTGTTTGTAGGATACGTGATCAACGGAACACTAAAGAAATATTATCTCCACATTAAAGAAAACGTATTTTTCAAATTATACGATTCCATTAGTGTTCACTCGAGATTATACGACAAAAAAAAGATCAAATCATATGTCATCAATGGTCATAACAATCTAACATCATTAACGGACGATGAATCAGTAAATGCATAATACTATAAATCAATAGACACTTAGAAAAGAGGGCTGTACAGCCCTCTTTTATTTACTACAAACTCGCAACATATCGAATATCGGTATTTGGGACGATATGAATTTCAATTGAATATTCTTTGAGAAGTTGAAATTTATCGTTTTCTCCAATGTTCTGATGAACTTGAATCACCCTGGTGACAACGGACTTATTCATTCCTTGCCACTCAGGTAGATAGTCTCTTTGCTGAATGCGTCTTTCGATTTCCTGCAATTCCAAAACTGAAACAATGCGAACATCTCTTGCCACAACAAAGCCCCCTTTGAATTTCTATTTGATGTTGCTTTCTTCGAAACAATGATGTAGAATAAGTTCAGAGCCCAGCTGAGGGTTCAGAGTCGCCTTGAGCGGCTCATTTTTTTATTTTCCGGAGCCATTCCGCATGACTCCGCTTGTTGATCTCAAGCTGCTTGATCTTCGGCTTCGCCTGGGAAATCAGGATCTTCGGCATCAGATCGACACCGCCGAGAGGAACATATCCTTCGCGGAAGTCGATCGGATTCCCCTTCCGATCGAAATACTCAGTCTCAAGCTGCAGCAGCGAAACACCATAATCAGCCATGTTATATCCGTAGAGCGGCATCACATTCTGATGCTTCTTGGTGTGTGAGATCCGATTGACTCCGAGCTTGTTATCCAGGAGATCAGTCACCAGGTAGCAATGCCCATGGGCGTTCGAGTTCGGAAGCATGTTCGGCTTGTCGGTAAAATAGATCACCGAATCCGGTTTTCTCCGGGAATACAGATCAGCCAGTTTCGCCTTGGCCGACAATTCGCCGGCAACAGATCCATATTGCCTCGCCTGGATGAGCTTCGCTTGGTAGAACTTGATCTTCTCACCTATCGTGTATTGCTTTTCCTTTGGATCGAACGCCATTTTCCCACCTCGTCATGATGTTTTTGTTCCTGAGTTTTGCACGATATGGCCATACCATGCAATTCCCGGCGATCGCCGAACGCATGATATTCTCCTGCAGAAGCATTTGCATGTAATGGCCGACTAGAAATGAAGCTGCTGCTCGACGATCTCTTCCATGCTAATTCGCTTATCATAACCAAAGCTCGATTTCTCCATTCCGAGATCATCAAGCATCATGCGACAACATGTCTTCACCCGACCGATCTGTCCTCGAGAAAAACGCGCTGCACGTTCATAATTCGTCGAAAGATGATCCAGGATCCATTTCGAGTCGAATGCATATGATTTCTTGTATTGACTATGATGCCACCGAAAATGCAACCCTGGATCCTCGGTAAGGTAGTAGTTGTGATAAGAATCGAAACCGGACATTCCTCCTAATGTGAACCCAGTTATGACTAGCCTGAAGTTCTTCCGATCCACAGGCACATAGCATCGTCCTGGTCTTTTAGGCATGACGGTCTATCACCCTGAATCGACATGGGCTAGACACGAGATGTGCAGTACCTGCAATGCCGGGACAGACTCCCCCGGGATCCACCGAATCAAGCGGACACATGCAGCAGCGTTCGGCTTGAAAAGCTTCCCGGATCGTCTTATATGGTCCGGACTTCATATCATCCGAATAGTAGATCGAACATGTTTCCTTATCCGGAAGAAGATACTGCTTGCCCACACCCCAAGGCATCCAGGAGTCGATCCAAAGGATATGATCCCGATTCGTGACGAAGTATCCCCTCTTCAGCTTGATCGGCATGCCCTCTCACCTGTTGACCGGATGATCCGGATCATAAATCTTGAGTTCCCTGAAGATCTGATCGATGAACATGATCATGTAGAGGATCTCTTCGAACGGATAGTCCTTGCATTTCGGAAAACTCGATTCCGGATTGATGATCGCCTTGACGATCACATTGTAGTCCTTCACCATGATCTCAAGCTCCAGATCATGATGCCTGAAGGCGACGAACTCGAGGCCGGCGTTCTTGCCATACATCTCACGATAGGTCGAGAAATTCATCCTGTAGATCCTCCGGAGGATCTTCTCGATGTCATTGGCCGATACACGCATCGATGATCGCCTCCGGTTCATACTCCGAGACAAGCTCGATCAGCTTGTCATGAACGGTTTTCTTCGAATCGATCCCTTCCTGTTCGAGCAGCCTGATGCAGCTGATCAGTTCCGGGACAATGACCTTGTGAATCGCAAAACTTGCCATATCATTTTCTCCTTGTCTATTGATATGTTTGTTCTGAAGCTAGAAGGGCAAATCATCCAGGACAACCCGGATGTTCCCCCTGGTGATCTTTCCAATGAGTTCGTCGTGCTTCTCCTGGACATCCTGCATCGTGATGCGTTTCTTGCCCAGGGATTCGCGCTTCTTGTTCACGGCCTCCAGGGAGGGATCGTCCATGCGTTCCAGTCCCACCAGGGCAGCCAGAAGGTGCTTTGATAGATAGTCTTCCTGGTAGGTCAGGAAGAGTTCTGCGAAGATCAGCAGGAGCGACTTGTTCATCCACTTTTCAGTGCGATCGATGGACTTCTCGACCTTCCCATGGGATCTCAGATCCGTCTTCTTGACCGTTTCCGTGAAAGCAAGCCACTCCGGCAGAGGAACCGCATCTGAGATCTTGTCCTTGATGGTCGTCCATTTCGGATTCTTCTTTCTGAACTTCGAACACTGCTCAGGATCCTTGAAGGTGATGCAACCGTTCAGTGCTTCCATCGCGAACCTGGATACCCGAAAAGGATCCTCGTCACCGGATGTCATGACCTTCATGTATTCCTCGACGATCTGATCCGCCTTGTCGTCCACGAAGCGCATTTCATATCGATACCAGACATTGGTTCCGAACGTTTCGAAATTCTGGGACTTGCGCTCCAGGTTCTTATCGTAGATCTGAAGCTGATTCGATTTCGGGGATCCAAAGGTCAGCGAAAAGCCTTTGCTGAAGATGCCGCCACGATAGTCCAGATCCTTGATCTTCATGCAGCCTTGATAGGTTGCGGTGAACCACTTGTTGTCTACGAACTCCTCCAGGTCGTAGATATCGATCTCTTTTCCGGTGAAATCGTCGATCGCAAGGTCGGCTCTCTTGAAATGACCGCCAAGGGCGCGACAGAACGCGAACAGCTCGACGAACGGATACTTCGAATCCCTTCGACGGAACTCGACCAGTTCCCGGCATGCTTGACCACGGAGCAGGATCTGAGTCGTCATGCGATCATTCGCCGATCGCGGCCCGGCGAAATTGATCTCGATGAATTCGCCGATGGTGATGCTGAATTTGAAATTGTTGATCGCGTATTCGTCCTGCTCGATCGAACTCCAGTCAACAGGCGGCGGAACCCCCAGGACGAACAGAAGCGTGTTCAGGATCTCGTCGTTCGTTTCGGTTTTCGCGATTGTTACGAACTTCTTACCAACCGATGCAATGAACGACTCGTGATACTCCAGGGTGTCGAATGTATACGAAACCCAGTCCCAGAGGATCCGCTTGTCAAGCTTGATCTCTGAAATGATTCCCCCTGGTTGTTTCTGCTCATTTCCGACACTTACGGGGATGCTATTACCCCCCCGCTTACATTTTGTATTCATGTATGTCCTTTCAAGCACGCGGCCTCGGCATGCGCCTGGGAGGCCGCGAGCTATCGTTGAAATGGAGTGCTACATTCATCATCGAAACTGCAGCGGCGGTTCCTCAGCGCCGGCATCGTCTCCGGGAACCGGCGACGATCCAACCGGCGTTGACACATTGGTTTGTTGTTGTTCTTCGAAAAAGCTTTGGTTGATGAAGTTGAAATCGAGTTCTTTCAGTTCCTCCGGAGTCGGCTTCAGCGAGGAATAACGCTGCAGAGTCTCCCACCGGAGTTCCTGAGGTTTCTTTGCCTCGTATCCTTCGGAGAGGAATACCGATTCGTAGAGTCGGCTTCCGCGCCATGATTCGTCCTGGCAGTTGACTCTTAGCGCGACGGAACCGACCTTGACATCTTCCTTGTCCTGGAGGTCGATCTTGAATTTGATATAGTCGAACTTCGAGAACCACAGAAGGATCTTCGCCAAGCTGCAGCGCCAATATCGCAGAACGGAATAGATCAACGTATAATCGAATCTCTTCCGTTCGGCAGCTCCACGGCGGCGAGTGTTCTTTGAGATCCTGCTCTTGACCGATTCATACTTGACGATCAATCGATCGACCAGGTTGAAGATCCAATCGAATGGAGCTTTGACCAATGACAATGGGAAGGGATACCGGTATGTATATTCCCGGACCTTCAGGAACTTGTCGGCGCACCCCCGGAGATTCAGAGGAACCTGGGTTGCCTGCTGATAATCCAGGAAGAACTTCGAATGGCGTTTGGTCCAATGAGAGAAGGTTCCGAAGGTGATATACATGCCATCCTCACCCA
This genomic interval from Candidatus Izemoplasmatales bacterium contains the following:
- a CDS encoding helix-turn-helix transcriptional regulator, with amino-acid sequence MKDLLSIRKEKNLTQRELGEIIGVSNAQIGRIESGVCELSLTQYAKLITALSLSAEQASQLMEEALATAKPPRTRKSKARD
- a CDS encoding replication initiation factor domain-containing protein, which gives rise to MLERTYMNTKCKRGGNSIPVSVGNEQKQPGGIISEIKLDKRILWDWVSYTFDTLEYHESFIASVGKKFVTIAKTETNDEILNTLLFVLGVPPPVDWSSIEQDEYAINNFKFSITIGEFIEINFAGPRSANDRMTTQILLRGQACRELVEFRRRDSKYPFVELFAFCRALGGHFKRADLAIDDFTGKEIDIYDLEEFVDNKWFTATYQGCMKIKDLDYRGGIFSKGFSLTFGSPKSNQLQIYDKNLERKSQNFETFGTNVWYRYEMRFVDDKADQIVEEYMKVMTSGDEDPFRVSRFAMEALNGCITFKDPEQCSKFRKKNPKWTTIKDKISDAVPLPEWLAFTETVKKTDLRSHGKVEKSIDRTEKWMNKSLLLIFAELFLTYQEDYLSKHLLAALVGLERMDDPSLEAVNKKRESLGKKRITMQDVQEKHDELIGKITRGNIRVVLDDLPF
- a CDS encoding PAS domain-containing protein, which gives rise to MTPSPLFDPRRSAVLDRAVADVLDDPGADKSAAARRHRTAFDAATPFDVLGMTRFASVGSGGAEAILGEAGKLIHLFRNGLSVYPWNREVHPALVALRQENDDVLAAIRTLSQLFSALDDPASRRTLAEWIGRFEELERKFRKAELLLHPALDAHLPSPVPLKVMWMLHDEIRAARAELASALSAPDPDPANLSLLAGRFHYDVVGLTEKEELILYPAAATLLSPAEWYGIGKEAAGFGFAFGADPAVVETTAGAIPAGVFSVRTGTLGFDQLALVLDALPLEITFIDEHDVTRYYNGGKTKIFMRTPQILGRPVYNCHPEKSVPVVRGMLQSFKEGRRDAAELWIELKGRFVHIVYRALRDASGAYRGTIEIVQDLTHERSLTGTRETVDL